The genomic window gacCGTCGTTTTCCCTTTGGTCCTTGTCTTCCAGGttattcaatttcacccttatcaaccattaaacttttaatttctttcaagtaGACccctaatttaattaatttcagtcCCCGAACCCACTCGCTTTATGCACTTTTGTTCTTGGTTTTTGAATTCTTCAATCTAACCCTCAACAAgccttcaatttttaaatttctttcaattcaaccattgATTGCACCAATTTAGCCTTTTGAAGTTTCAATCTTGTCCTTAATCTTTCAATCTTTGCGAATTGATCCGAATTAGATctccaaacttgatttttcttcaattcagtCCTTGATTGAATCCATAAAACCTATTAGAAGTAtattaagtccttaaacttaattagttctttcaattttggccaaattgacttttaaatttaatttttcttcaattaagtctttCATTAAGCCAATTAAAcccattaaaagtttaattaagtccttaaacataattaattcttctaattttggtcAAGTTGGATTTCAACCTCCACTTCCTTTCTGTTAAGTCTTTATTTAGCTCATCGAGTCAAAATATCTCAGTCtagttattttggtttgttgtaGCTCGAGGACTTATCTCTTTGTGTCtcgaaaatatttttggattttaaattttaattttttttatttttttaaatgtattttttataaaacgaATTTTGgggatccaaaattgggttatgataaCACGTATCGCCCAAAAGGCGTTGGTGCCTCTCATCCACCAGCACGTGAAGAGTACGCACTAGCAaccttttgaatttaaaaattattaatcatcGTAACAAGACCAAAAATTCTACCATGAATTtggaatcaacaaaaaaaaatctccttgAAAGGATGAAAATGTACCTGGGCATATGAACTATTGTTTTATGATTCTAAGGGTAAAAATGTCTTTTCActgttttataaataataaaaagactaatATACCTTTGGtccataattataaattttttacatttaaagtaaattagttattttactgttttaaaaaataaaaaaatgaatatactctatgataattttttaatgagcaatgagtcattaaaaaaaaaaatcaaattatctcTAAAGTAACAAAGTGAAAAAGATGGATATAactcatgataattttttagtgaCCAATAAGTTATTGACTTATCTCCTATACAAAGACACCCagtttgttttagaaaaaaaatgatgattttattataataatttagaataaaatgtATCTAGTGTTATAGTAAAAAATTCATGGCCGGTAAGTTTTtgcataatatatatgttggaaTAAAAATGAGAATATCACCTGCTATAGAAAAATTTACGcactataagttttttttatatataatatatatgctggaataaaataagaatatcaCTGAGCCGTGCAATTGGGGACCAAAACTCCATTCTACGGAACAAAAAACCTAACGTTACATCACCtcactatttttatatattaaataaatgtataaaaggaaaggaagagcTACCCTACACGGCGGCTCCAGCGAGAGCTACAATCCCCTCCCTCGGCTTCCCCTTTCCTCCGCAGACATCAATCAATAGGATGTCGAATCCAAACACTACTAATTCTTCCTCGGAAACTGTTTCTCGGATCCTTTCGGAACACGAATtacctttttaatttcttttgggGTTTTGACTTCGAGAGACAACAAACAATTATACAAACCTTAAGAAAACATTACACCGCATGGAAATCGAGGTTTCGAGTTCGATACCGCCGTCAACTGTGGATTTAGAGGAGAGAAACAAGGATCAGGTGCGCGTGAGGAGAAAAACCTTGAAGGTAGTGCTGGAGCAGTGCCAGAGAGCTCTTGAATTGCTAAATAACGCTGACGGAGTTGACGATGACGGGTATTCCAGCGGAGAGGAATCCAAGGAAGTGGAGTCGTCGCCGAGCCGAGACAGCTCATCAACTTCCCTTGGCGATCAAGAAGCCGACGAGGTAGAGTTTTTGGCTAATGGCCTTGTTTTCTAATTGATGTTATATAGGTTTTCGATTacaataaaactttatttagcTAATAACTATCCTtagataattaatatttggatgaatttagaaggaaaaagaagaaaaacaaactgGATGCTGTGAATTATTGGagttaaacaaataaaatgtagAAGAGAGAGTGTTGAAGTTTGCTCCTGAGatgttgtcttttttctttttatctctctctctctctttcttaaaCTGCATAATTCAAGGATACGGTTAGTATTTCATAGACAACTGATTTATTTGGATAATATGGACATAACTGATAATGTGGAAGAAGCTAGAACTTAGTATTTCCTGGATGGAATTTGTTTGGCtgttttatttggttaatttgcAAAATTGAGTGTTATTTAAGCTATCTGTGGTTCAATGCAATCACTTCgttttccaagtttttttttacttttcatattTTGATCTAGTTATGATTTCGGgggccaaatattttttttttcctgatgcaGTTATGCGACCTCCTCAAATCGAGAGTTGAATGCCCTGACTTCATTGAGAAGCTTGAGTGTGCTCAACTCTCTGTTTCACAAAACATTACTGGTAAGTGCTGAGAGATGCTTCCTACCATAATATAGCTGATCTGTTGTTACCAATTGCATGCAGATTTATTTGTATGTTGAAGTTTATATGTAGAACATCAGTGCTTAGATATTTAGGATGGTAGTTTCCTCATTATATAGCCTAGATGTTAATGAGCTCTTGTATGGTGGCAGAAGAAGGTAGTTCTTGGGACATGATCAGTGAGAATGATCTCTGGGAAGCTGAAATTGATGAATCAGATCAGGAAGATTATGTCCTTGTC from Populus trichocarpa isolate Nisqually-1 chromosome 5, P.trichocarpa_v4.1, whole genome shotgun sequence includes these protein-coding regions:
- the LOC7486559 gene encoding uncharacterized protein LOC7486559 codes for the protein MEIEVSSSIPPSTVDLEERNKDQVRVRRKTLKVVLEQCQRALELLNNADGVDDDGYSSGEESKEVESSPSRDSSSTSLGDQEADELCDLLKSRVECPDFIEKLECAQLSVSQNITEEGSSWDMISENDLWEAEIDESDQEDYVLVREEDIVEGIACFMAAYLLSLKQTKDLAPTQLQEALSKTFSVKKKKGKLRKAWDGSKVIYNVASWGATAIGLYQNPVLFGAASKAFWTSCHVISKLL